A region of Scleropages formosus chromosome 2, fSclFor1.1, whole genome shotgun sequence DNA encodes the following proteins:
- the LOC108931337 gene encoding caveolin-1-like encodes MKGETTDEDFPHSPFIRKQGNIYKPNNKAMDSDSVTEKTLQDLHTKEIDLVNRDPKHLNDHVVKVDFEDVIAEPPGTYSFDSVWKASFTTFTVTKYWCYRLLTALVGIPLALVWGIFFAILSFLHIWAVVPCVKSYLIEIHCVSRVYSICIHTFCDPFFEAVGKCFAKVHVGFTKEV; translated from the exons GACTTCCCCCATTCGCCCTTCATCAGGAAACAGGGCAACATCTACAAGCCGAACAACAAGGCGATGGACAGCGACAGTGTGACCGAGAAGACGCTGCAAGACTTGCACACCAAGGAGATCGACCTGGTCAACAGGGACCCGAAGCACCTCAATGACCACGTGGTGAAG GTGGATTTCGAGGATGTCATTGCTGAGCCCCCAGGCACCTACAGCTTTGACAGCGTGTGGAAGGCCAGTTTCACCACCTTCACGGTGACCAAGTACTGGTGCTACCGGCTCCTGACGGCCCTGGTGGGCATCCCACTGGCCCTGGTCTGGGGCATCTTCTTCGccatcctctccttcctgcaCATCTGGGCTGTGGTGCCGTGCGTGAAGAGCTACCTGATCGAGATCCACTGCGTGAGCCGCGTCTACTCCATCTGCATTCACACCTTCTGCGATCCCTTCTTTGAGGCCGTGGGCAAATGCTTCGCCAAGGTCCACGTGGGCTTCACCAAGGAGGTGTAA